From one Bacteroides eggerthii genomic stretch:
- the sufB gene encoding Fe-S cluster assembly protein SufB has product MQQEEPNKYVKELTQEKYKYGFTTDVHTDIIERGLNEDVVRLISRKKEEPEWLLEFRLKAYRHWLTLEMPTWAHLRIPEIDYQAISYYADPTKKKDGPKSMDEVDPELVKTFNKLGIPLEEQMALSGMAVDAVMDSVSVKTTFKETLMEKGIIFCSFSEAVREHSDLVQKYLGSVVGYRDNFFAALNSAVFSDGSFVYIPKGVRCPMELSTYFRINARNTGQFERTLIVADDDSYVSYLEGCTAPMRDENQLHAAIVEIVVHDRAEVKYSTVQNWYPGDAEGKGGVYNFVTKRGHCKGINSKLSWTQVETGSAITWKYPSCILSGDNSTAEFYSVAVTNNYQQADTGTKMIHLGKNTRSTIVSKGISAGRSENSYRGLVRVAQRADNARNYSQCDSLLLGDKCGAHTFPYMDIHNETAIVEHEATTSKISEDQIFYCNQRGISTEDAIGLIVNGYAKEVLNKLPMEFAVEAQKLLAISLEGSVG; this is encoded by the coding sequence ATGCAACAAGAAGAACCCAATAAATATGTAAAGGAACTCACTCAGGAGAAGTACAAGTACGGTTTCACCACCGACGTGCACACAGACATCATTGAGCGCGGCTTGAATGAGGATGTGGTACGGCTGATTTCCCGGAAGAAGGAAGAACCTGAATGGTTGTTAGAGTTCCGTTTGAAAGCGTACCGTCATTGGCTGACGCTGGAGATGCCTACATGGGCGCATCTCCGTATTCCTGAAATAGATTATCAGGCCATTTCATATTATGCCGACCCTACCAAGAAAAAGGACGGTCCGAAGAGTATGGACGAGGTGGATCCGGAGTTGGTCAAGACCTTCAATAAGCTGGGTATCCCTTTGGAAGAACAGATGGCGTTGAGTGGTATGGCGGTGGATGCCGTAATGGACTCCGTATCCGTAAAGACTACTTTCAAGGAGACGTTGATGGAGAAGGGAATCATCTTTTGTTCCTTCAGCGAGGCTGTACGTGAGCATTCCGATTTGGTTCAGAAATATTTGGGTTCGGTAGTGGGTTATCGTGATAATTTCTTTGCGGCACTGAACTCTGCGGTATTTTCCGACGGCTCTTTCGTCTATATTCCGAAGGGAGTGCGTTGTCCAATGGAGCTGTCCACTTATTTCCGGATTAATGCCCGCAACACCGGACAGTTTGAAAGAACTTTGATTGTGGCGGATGATGATTCGTATGTTTCCTATCTGGAGGGGTGTACGGCGCCGATGCGTGACGAAAACCAATTGCATGCCGCTATTGTGGAGATTGTAGTGCATGACCGCGCTGAGGTGAAGTATAGCACTGTTCAGAATTGGTATCCGGGTGATGCCGAAGGTAAAGGCGGAGTTTATAACTTTGTGACGAAGCGGGGCCACTGCAAGGGAATAAACAGTAAACTGTCTTGGACGCAGGTGGAAACAGGTTCGGCCATTACTTGGAAGTATCCGTCCTGTATTCTTTCCGGTGATAATTCTACGGCAGAGTTTTACAGTGTGGCGGTCACTAATAACTATCAGCAGGCAGATACCGGTACGAAGATGATTCATCTCGGAAAGAACACCCGGAGCACTATCGTCAGCAAAGGCATCTCAGCCGGACGGAGTGAAAACTCCTACCGAGGGCTGGTACGTGTTGCCCAGAGAGCGGATAATGCCCGTAATTACAGTCAGTGCGACTCATTGTTGCTGGGCGACAAATGCGGTGCGCACACCTTCCCTTACATGGACATCCATAACGAGACAGCCATTGTGGAGCATGAAGCAACTACCAGCAAGATTAGCGAAGACCAGATATTCTATTGCAACCAGCGTGGAATTTCTACGGAAGATGCTATCGGGCTGATTGTGAATGGTTATGCAAAGGAAGTTCTGAACAAACTGCCAATGGAGTTTGCTGTGGAAGCTCAGAAGTTGCTGGCTATTTCGCTGGAAGGAAGCGTGGGATAA
- the sufD gene encoding Fe-S cluster assembly protein SufD, with amino-acid sequence MSVEQQYIDLFSQTEAMICRHSAEVLNAPRAAAFADFERLGFPTRKVEKYKYTDVSKFFEPDYGLNLNRLDIPVNPYEVFKCDVPNMSTSLYFVVNDAFYNKALPKSHLPEGVIFGSLKEMADRHPELVRKYYGKLADTSKDGVTAFNTAFAQDGVLLYVPKNVVVEKPIQLVNILRADVNFMVNRRVLVILEEGAQARLLACDHAMDSVNFLATQVIEVFVGENATFDFYELEETHTSTVRISALYVKQEANSNVLLNGMTLHNGTTRNTTEVTLAGEGAELNLCGMAIADKNQHVDNNTTIDHAVPNCTSNELFKYVLDDQSVGAFAGLVLVRPDAQHTSSQQTNRNLCATCEAHMYTQPQLEIYADDVKCSHGATVGQLDESALFYMQQRGISMREARLLLMFAFVNEVIDTIRLDALKDRLHLLVEKRFRGELNKCQGCAICK; translated from the coding sequence ATGAGTGTAGAGCAACAATATATAGACCTTTTCTCCCAAACGGAAGCGATGATATGCCGTCACAGCGCCGAAGTGCTGAATGCTCCGCGTGCCGCTGCATTTGCCGACTTCGAACGGCTTGGTTTTCCAACCCGTAAGGTAGAGAAATATAAATATACCGATGTCAGTAAGTTCTTTGAACCTGATTACGGGCTGAACCTGAACCGCTTGGACATACCCGTCAATCCTTATGAGGTATTTAAGTGCGATGTGCCGAATATGAGCACTTCCCTTTACTTTGTGGTGAACGATGCTTTCTATAACAAGGCATTGCCTAAGTCGCATTTGCCCGAAGGCGTCATCTTCGGAAGTCTGAAGGAGATGGCCGACCGGCATCCGGAACTGGTGAGGAAGTATTACGGCAAGTTGGCAGATACATCCAAAGATGGGGTAACGGCTTTCAATACTGCCTTTGCGCAAGACGGTGTATTGCTGTATGTTCCCAAGAATGTAGTGGTGGAGAAGCCTATTCAGTTAGTGAACATTCTGCGTGCCGACGTCAATTTCATGGTGAACCGTCGTGTGCTTGTCATTTTGGAAGAGGGTGCACAAGCCCGTCTTCTGGCGTGCGACCATGCAATGGATAGCGTGAACTTTCTTGCAACGCAGGTGATAGAGGTGTTTGTTGGTGAAAATGCCACTTTCGACTTCTATGAACTGGAAGAAACGCATACCAGTACAGTACGTATCAGTGCCTTGTATGTCAAGCAAGAAGCCAACAGCAATGTTCTGCTGAATGGAATGACCCTGCACAACGGTACCACCCGCAACACAACCGAGGTTACGCTTGCCGGCGAGGGAGCCGAACTGAACCTTTGCGGTATGGCGATTGCAGATAAGAACCAGCATGTGGACAACAACACTACAATAGACCACGCTGTGCCCAACTGCACCAGTAACGAGTTGTTTAAGTATGTGCTCGATGACCAGTCAGTCGGTGCTTTTGCCGGTTTGGTGCTGGTACGTCCCGATGCACAACATACGAGCTCACAACAGACGAACCGCAACCTTTGCGCTACGTGCGAAGCGCACATGTATACCCAACCTCAGCTGGAGATTTATGCCGATGATGTGAAGTGTAGCCATGGCGCTACGGTGGGGCAGCTTGACGAAAGTGCTCTGTTCTATATGCAGCAACGCGGCATCTCCATGCGCGAGGCCCGTTTGCTGTTGATGTTTGCCTTCGTCAATGAGGTGATTGATACCATCCGTCTGGATGCTTTGAAAGATCGCCTGCATCTGCTGGTAGAGAAGCGTTTCCGCGGTGAGCTGAACAAGTGTCAGGGATGCGCGATATGTAAATAA
- the nusA gene encoding transcription termination factor NusA, protein MAKKEETISLIDTFSEFKELKNIDRTTMVSVLEESFRSVIAKMFGTDENYDVIVNPDKGDFEIWRNREVVADKDLENPNLQISLSEAQKIDASYEVGEEVTDEVNFAKFGRRAILNLRQTLASKILELEKDSIYNKYIDKVGTIINAEVYQIWKKEMLLLDDEGNELLLPKTEQIPSDFYRKGETARAVVARVDNKNNNPKIILSRTSPVFLQRLFEMEVPEINDGLITIKKIARIPGERAKIAVESYDDRIDPVGACVGVKGSRIHGIVRELRNENIDVINYTSNIQLFIQRALSPAKISSIRLNEEEHKAEVFLKPEEVSLAIGKGGLNIKLASMLTEYTIDVFRELDEAVEDEDIYLDEFRDEIDGWVIDAIKAIGIDTAKAVLNAPREMLIEKTDLEEETVDEVLRILKSEFEEEENH, encoded by the coding sequence ATGGCCAAGAAAGAAGAAACTATCAGCTTGATAGATACCTTTTCGGAATTTAAAGAACTGAAGAATATTGATAGAACCACCATGGTGAGCGTACTCGAAGAGTCGTTCCGCAGTGTGATTGCAAAGATGTTCGGTACTGATGAGAATTACGACGTAATCGTGAACCCGGATAAGGGTGACTTCGAAATATGGCGTAATCGTGAAGTAGTGGCAGATAAAGACCTTGAAAATCCGAACTTGCAGATTTCTTTGAGCGAAGCCCAAAAAATTGATGCTTCGTATGAAGTGGGAGAGGAAGTGACGGACGAAGTGAACTTTGCGAAGTTTGGCCGTCGTGCTATCCTGAACCTGCGCCAGACTTTGGCTTCCAAGATCTTGGAATTGGAAAAAGACAGTATTTATAATAAATATATTGATAAGGTAGGTACCATTATCAATGCAGAGGTTTACCAGATTTGGAAAAAGGAGATGTTGCTCCTCGATGATGAAGGCAATGAATTGCTGTTGCCCAAAACCGAACAGATACCGAGCGACTTCTACCGTAAAGGAGAAACAGCCCGCGCTGTGGTGGCTCGTGTTGACAACAAGAACAATAATCCGAAGATTATCTTGAGTCGTACGTCGCCCGTTTTCCTGCAACGTCTGTTTGAAATGGAAGTACCTGAAATTAATGACGGACTGATTACTATCAAGAAGATTGCCCGTATTCCCGGTGAACGCGCTAAAATTGCCGTAGAGTCATATGATGATCGTATTGACCCGGTGGGTGCTTGTGTCGGTGTAAAAGGCAGCCGTATTCATGGTATTGTCCGCGAACTTCGCAACGAAAATATTGACGTTATCAACTATACGTCGAATATCCAGTTGTTTATACAGCGTGCACTTAGCCCTGCTAAAATATCTTCTATTCGTCTGAACGAGGAGGAACACAAAGCAGAGGTTTTCTTGAAACCGGAGGAGGTATCGCTGGCTATCGGTAAAGGCGGCTTGAACATCAAGCTGGCCAGTATGTTGACTGAGTACACTATTGACGTATTCCGCGAGTTGGATGAGGCGGTAGAAGATGAGGATATCTACTTGGATGAATTCCGCGATGAGATTGACGGCTGGGTAATCGATGCTATTAAGGCTATCGGCATTGATACTGCCAAGGCTGTGTTGAATGCTCCGCGCGAGATGTTGATTGAAAAAACTGATTTGGAAGAGGAAACGGTGGACGAAGTATTACGCATTTTGAAATCGGAGTTTGAAGAAGAAGAAAATCACTAA
- the infB gene encoding translation initiation factor IF-2 translates to MTIRLNKVTRDLNVGITTVVEFLQKKGHAIEANPNTKITDEQYDLLVKEFSTDKDLKLKTERFIQERQSKDRNKASVSIDGYDKETQEKPKAEEVVKTVVPEDVRPKFKPVGKIDLDKLNRKHTVEKEKEVEPEKPVVEEIKAEEPAPVVEAPKPEPVSAPEPQPEPTPAPVVEPAPVVEEEPVPVIAEPVSAPKEEPVPVETEEVVSEDKEEIFKIHQPEFVSKINVIGQIDLAALNQSTRPKKKSKEEKRKEREEKEKQRQDQKKLMKEAIIKEIRRDDNKTKDSKDGNDANAKKKRVRINKEKVDINNASNFQRGGNDRSKGGSQQGGNNQQSGKNKNKDRFKKPVIKQEVSEEDVAKQVKETLARLTSKGKNKGAKYRKEKRDMVSNRMQELEDQEMAESKVLKLTEFVTANELASMMDVSVTQVIATCMSIGMMVSINQRLDAETINLVAEEFGFKTEYVSAEVAQAIVEEEDAEEDLEHRAPIVTVMGHVDHGKTSLLDYIRKANVIAGEAGGITQHIGAYHVTLEDGRKITFLDTPGHEAFTAMRARGAKATDIAIIIVAADDNVMPQTKEAINHAMAAGVPIVFAINKIDKPTANPDKIKEELAAMNFLVEEWGGKYQSQDISAKKGIGVSDLMEKVLLEAEMLDLKANPNRRATGSIIESSLDKGRGYVATVLVSNGTLKMGDIVLAGTSYGKVKAMFNERNQRMKEAGPSEPALILGLNGAPAAGDTFHVIETEQEAREIANKREQLQREQGLRTQKMLTLDEVGRRLALGDFHELNIIVKGDVDGSVEALSDSLIKLSTEQVQVNVIHKGVGAISESDVSLAAASDAIIVGFQVRPSGAAAKLAEQEGVDIRKYSVIYDAIEEVKAAMEGMLAPTLKEQVTATIEVREVFNITKVGLVAGAMVKTGKVKRSDKARLIRDGIVIFTGNINALKRFKDDVKEVGTNFECGISLTNCNDIKIGDIIESYEEVEVKQTL, encoded by the coding sequence ATGACGATAAGGTTAAATAAAGTAACAAGAGATTTAAATGTAGGAATCACGACGGTAGTTGAGTTCTTGCAAAAGAAGGGACATGCCATTGAAGCAAATCCCAACACGAAAATTACCGATGAGCAGTATGACTTACTCGTGAAAGAGTTTAGTACAGATAAGGATCTTAAACTGAAAACAGAGCGTTTCATTCAGGAACGCCAGAGTAAGGATCGTAACAAGGCATCAGTGTCTATTGACGGCTATGACAAGGAAACACAGGAAAAACCGAAAGCCGAAGAGGTGGTGAAGACTGTGGTTCCCGAAGATGTACGTCCGAAGTTTAAGCCTGTCGGCAAAATTGATTTGGATAAACTGAATCGCAAACATACGGTGGAAAAAGAGAAAGAAGTAGAACCGGAAAAACCGGTAGTTGAGGAAATAAAGGCTGAAGAGCCTGCACCGGTTGTGGAGGCCCCGAAGCCGGAACCTGTTTCCGCTCCCGAACCTCAACCCGAACCAACACCTGCTCCGGTTGTGGAGCCGGCTCCTGTTGTGGAAGAAGAGCCTGTGCCTGTCATTGCCGAACCTGTATCAGCACCTAAGGAAGAACCGGTTCCTGTTGAGACTGAGGAGGTGGTTTCGGAAGACAAAGAAGAGATATTTAAAATACACCAGCCGGAGTTTGTATCGAAGATTAATGTCATCGGACAAATAGACCTCGCTGCGCTGAACCAGTCTACACGTCCGAAGAAGAAATCGAAAGAGGAAAAGCGGAAGGAACGTGAAGAAAAGGAGAAACAGCGTCAGGATCAGAAGAAGCTGATGAAAGAGGCCATTATCAAAGAGATCCGTCGTGATGATAATAAGACAAAAGATTCGAAGGACGGCAATGATGCCAATGCCAAGAAGAAACGCGTCCGTATCAACAAGGAAAAAGTGGACATCAACAATGCGTCCAATTTCCAGCGTGGCGGAAACGACCGCTCGAAAGGCGGAAGTCAGCAAGGTGGCAATAACCAGCAGTCCGGTAAGAATAAGAATAAAGACCGCTTCAAAAAGCCTGTTATCAAACAGGAGGTAAGTGAAGAGGATGTAGCAAAGCAGGTAAAGGAAACTTTGGCTCGCCTGACCTCCAAAGGTAAGAATAAGGGAGCGAAATACCGTAAGGAAAAACGTGACATGGTGTCCAACCGTATGCAGGAGTTGGAAGACCAGGAAATGGCGGAAAGCAAAGTATTGAAGCTGACGGAATTCGTGACAGCCAACGAGTTGGCAAGCATGATGGACGTTTCTGTTACGCAGGTCATCGCTACTTGTATGAGCATCGGTATGATGGTTTCCATTAACCAGCGTCTGGATGCCGAGACAATCAATCTGGTGGCGGAAGAATTCGGCTTCAAAACAGAATATGTAAGTGCGGAAGTGGCACAGGCTATCGTAGAGGAAGAAGATGCCGAGGAGGATTTGGAACATCGCGCTCCGATCGTAACGGTAATGGGTCACGTAGACCATGGTAAGACTTCGTTGCTCGACTATATCCGTAAGGCAAATGTGATTGCCGGTGAAGCCGGTGGTATCACACAGCACATCGGTGCTTACCACGTAACGCTGGAAGACGGCCGCAAGATTACGTTCCTTGATACTCCGGGACATGAAGCGTTTACCGCTATGCGTGCTCGCGGTGCCAAAGCTACGGATATTGCTATCATCATTGTGGCTGCCGACGACAACGTGATGCCGCAGACTAAGGAAGCTATCAATCATGCCATGGCTGCCGGTGTGCCCATTGTGTTTGCCATCAACAAGATTGATAAGCCGACTGCCAATCCGGATAAGATTAAAGAAGAACTGGCTGCCATGAACTTCCTCGTTGAGGAATGGGGTGGCAAGTACCAGTCTCAGGATATTTCCGCTAAGAAGGGTATTGGTGTAAGTGATTTGATGGAAAAAGTATTGCTGGAGGCTGAAATGTTGGATTTGAAAGCAAATCCCAACCGTCGTGCCACCGGTTCTATCATTGAGTCCTCATTGGACAAAGGTCGTGGCTATGTGGCTACGGTATTGGTGTCCAACGGTACATTGAAGATGGGTGACATTGTGCTTGCAGGTACAAGTTACGGTAAGGTGAAAGCCATGTTCAATGAACGCAACCAGCGCATGAAAGAGGCGGGTCCTTCGGAACCGGCTTTGATTCTGGGCTTGAACGGTGCTCCCGCTGCCGGTGACACCTTCCATGTAATTGAAACTGAACAGGAAGCGCGTGAGATTGCCAACAAACGCGAACAGTTGCAGCGTGAGCAGGGTCTGCGTACACAGAAGATGCTGACGCTGGACGAAGTAGGCCGTCGTTTGGCATTGGGTGACTTCCACGAACTGAATATCATCGTGAAGGGTGACGTGGACGGTTCTGTCGAGGCGTTGAGCGACTCGTTGATCAAGCTGTCTACTGAACAGGTACAGGTGAACGTTATCCACAAGGGCGTTGGTGCTATCTCCGAATCGGATGTGTCTTTGGCTGCCGCTTCGGATGCGATTATCGTTGGATTCCAGGTTCGTCCTTCGGGTGCTGCCGCTAAACTGGCAGAACAAGAAGGTGTGGATATCCGCAAGTACTCTGTCATCTATGATGCGATCGAAGAGGTGAAGGCTGCTATGGAAGGCATGTTGGCGCCGACTTTGAAGGAACAGGTTACGGCAACGATTGAAGTGCGTGAGGTGTTCAATATTACCAAAGTGGGTCTCGTGGCAGGTGCCATGGTGAAGACCGGAAAGGTGAAACGTAGTGACAAGGCACGTCTGATACGTGACGGCATCGTTATCTTCACAGGAAACATCAACGCCTTGAAACGCTTCAAGGATGATGTGAAGGAAGTAGGTACTAACTTTGAATGCGGTATCAGCTTGACGAACTGCAACGATATCAAGATAGGGGATATCATAGAATCTTACGAAGAAGTAGAAGTAAAGCAAACCTTATAA
- a CDS encoding heavy metal-binding domain-containing protein has translation MLVTTTSVIEGGRITRYFGIVSGETIIGANVFRDFFASIRDVVGGRSGSYEEVLREAKDTALREMQEQARMLGANAVIGVDLDYETVGGSGSMLMVTACGTAVTIE, from the coding sequence ATGTTAGTAACAACAACTTCCGTCATTGAGGGTGGCCGCATCACCCGTTATTTTGGTATCGTCAGCGGTGAGACTATTATCGGTGCCAATGTTTTTCGTGATTTCTTTGCCAGCATCCGCGATGTAGTGGGCGGGCGCAGCGGTTCGTACGAGGAGGTGCTCCGCGAGGCAAAGGATACTGCTCTTCGCGAGATGCAGGAACAGGCGCGTATGTTGGGAGCCAATGCTGTGATAGGGGTGGATCTTGATTACGAAACGGTAGGCGGCAGCGGCAGTATGCTGATGGTGACTGCTTGCGGTACTGCCGTAACAATAGAATAA
- a CDS encoding CvpA family protein: MATIDIVILVVIGAGAVVGFMKGFVKQLAALLGLIVGLLAAKALYASVAEKVFSKVTDSMTVAQVLAFIAIWIAVPLAFALIASLLTKAMEAVSLGWLNRWLGSGLGALKSLLLVSLLIGVIEFIDEDNTLLDQTKKEESVLYYPMKSFAGIFFPAAKHVTEQYILNE, from the coding sequence ATGGCAACCATAGATATAGTCATATTAGTCGTGATTGGTGCAGGGGCGGTCGTTGGTTTCATGAAGGGGTTTGTGAAGCAACTGGCTGCTTTGTTGGGACTGATTGTCGGTCTGCTGGCGGCAAAAGCACTGTATGCTTCTGTTGCCGAGAAAGTGTTTTCCAAAGTAACCGACTCAATGACAGTGGCACAGGTGTTGGCGTTTATAGCTATTTGGATAGCTGTGCCGTTGGCTTTTGCCCTGATAGCCTCTTTGCTGACAAAGGCAATGGAGGCGGTTTCGCTCGGCTGGCTGAACCGTTGGTTAGGTTCCGGGTTGGGAGCGTTAAAGTCTCTTTTGCTGGTAAGCCTGCTAATCGGTGTTATTGAATTTATCGATGAGGACAATACGCTGCTGGATCAAACAAAAAAGGAAGAATCGGTGTTATATTATCCTATGAAATCGTTTGCCGGGATATTCTTTCCCGCAGCTAAGCATGTTACAGAACAATATATATTGAATGAATAA
- the rimP gene encoding ribosome assembly cofactor RimP, with the protein MIEKKTVCQIVDEWLEDKDYFLVEVIISPDDKIVVEIDHKEGVWIEDCVELSRYIESRLNREDEDYELEVGSAGIGQPFKVLQQYVNHIGKEVEVLAKDGRKHCGILKGADEQQFTVTVQKKVKEEGAKRPKMVDEDLTFTYEEIKYTKYLISFK; encoded by the coding sequence ATGATAGAAAAAAAAACTGTTTGTCAAATTGTAGATGAGTGGCTGGAAGATAAAGATTACTTCCTGGTGGAAGTTATAATCAGCCCGGATGACAAGATTGTGGTGGAGATAGACCACAAAGAAGGTGTTTGGATTGAGGATTGTGTAGAGCTGAGCCGCTACATAGAGTCCCGGCTGAATCGTGAGGATGAGGATTACGAACTGGAAGTCGGCTCTGCCGGTATCGGACAGCCGTTTAAAGTGTTGCAACAGTATGTCAACCACATCGGCAAAGAGGTGGAGGTGCTGGCGAAAGACGGCCGTAAGCATTGCGGCATCTTGAAAGGCGCTGACGAGCAGCAGTTCACCGTCACCGTTCAAAAGAAAGTGAAAGAAGAGGGTGCCAAACGTCCTAAAATGGTGGATGAAGACCTGACCTTTACATACGAAGAGATAAAATATACTAAATACTTAATTAGTTTTAAATAA
- a CDS encoding aminotransferase class V-fold PLP-dependent enzyme, whose amino-acid sequence MDLQKIRADFPILSREVYGKPLVYFDNGATTQKPRQVVDAITDEYYSVNANVHRGVHFLSQQATELHEASRETVRKFINARSTNEIVFTRGTTESINLLVSSFGDEFMQEGDEVILSVMEHHSNIVPWQLLAAKKGITIKVIPMNDKGELLQDEYKQLFSERTKIVSVAHVSNVLGTVNPVREMIRYAHGQGVPVLVDGAQSIPHMPVDVQDLDADFYVFSGHKVYGPTGVGVLYGKEEWLEKIPPYQGGGEMIQHVSFEQTTFNELPFKFEAGTPDYIGTTGLAKALDYVSAIGMENIATHEHELTAYAMHRLKEIPGMRIFGEAEDKGSVISFLVGDIHHFDMGTLLDRLGIAVRTGHHCAQPLMQRLGIEGTVRASFGLYNTKEEIDVLVAGIERVSKMF is encoded by the coding sequence ATGGACCTTCAAAAGATAAGAGCTGATTTCCCGATACTTTCTCGTGAAGTATATGGTAAGCCGTTGGTTTATTTTGATAACGGTGCGACCACACAGAAACCCCGTCAGGTGGTAGATGCCATTACGGACGAGTACTATTCGGTCAATGCCAATGTGCATCGCGGTGTGCATTTTCTTTCGCAACAGGCTACGGAGCTGCACGAGGCATCTCGTGAGACGGTGCGGAAGTTTATCAATGCCCGTAGCACGAATGAAATAGTCTTTACCCGCGGTACGACGGAAAGTATCAACCTGCTTGTATCCAGTTTCGGCGATGAATTTATGCAAGAGGGGGATGAGGTGATTCTTTCCGTCATGGAGCATCACAGCAATATCGTTCCCTGGCAGTTGCTGGCTGCTAAAAAAGGCATCACCATTAAGGTCATTCCGATGAATGACAAGGGGGAGCTTCTGCAGGATGAATACAAGCAACTGTTTTCCGAACGTACAAAGATTGTCAGCGTGGCCCATGTCTCCAATGTGCTGGGTACGGTGAATCCTGTCAGGGAAATGATACGCTATGCCCACGGGCAGGGCGTTCCCGTACTTGTAGACGGTGCCCAGTCCATTCCGCACATGCCGGTGGATGTACAGGATTTGGACGCCGACTTCTACGTCTTTTCCGGTCATAAGGTATACGGCCCTACCGGTGTGGGTGTGCTCTATGGTAAGGAAGAATGGCTTGAGAAAATACCTCCCTATCAAGGTGGCGGTGAAATGATACAACACGTATCGTTTGAACAGACCACTTTCAACGAGCTTCCTTTCAAGTTTGAAGCCGGTACCCCCGATTATATCGGTACCACCGGACTTGCCAAAGCGCTGGATTATGTTTCGGCTATTGGCATGGAGAATATCGCTACCCACGAGCATGAACTGACGGCGTATGCCATGCACCGCCTGAAAGAGATTCCCGGCATGCGGATTTTCGGTGAAGCGGAAGATAAAGGCAGTGTCATTTCTTTCCTTGTAGGCGATATTCATCATTTCGACATGGGGACGCTGCTCGACCGCCTCGGCATTGCCGTACGTACGGGACATCATTGTGCGCAGCCGTTGATGCAGCGCCTTGGCATTGAAGGTACGGTGCGCGCTTCATTCGGCTTGTATAATACGAAAGAGGAAATAGACGTGTTGGTGGCAGGCATAGAGCGTGTCAGCAAGATGTTTTGA
- the sufC gene encoding Fe-S cluster assembly ATPase SufC has protein sequence MLEIKDLHASINGKEILKGIDLTIRDGEVHALMGQNGAGKSTLSNVLVGHPAYEVTRGTITFNGKDLLAMSPEDRAHEGIFLSFQTPVEIPGVSMVNFMRAAVNEQRKYRHLPALSASEFLKLMREKRAIVELDNKLANRSVNEGFSGGEKKRNEIFQMAMLEPTFAILDETDSGLDVDALRIVADGFNKLKTPQTSAMVITHYQRLLDYLKPDTVHVLLGGRIVKTGGPELAKEIEARGFDWIKKEASEL, from the coding sequence ATGTTAGAGATAAAAGACCTGCATGCCAGCATCAATGGCAAAGAAATACTAAAAGGCATTGACCTTACTATCCGCGACGGTGAGGTACATGCCCTGATGGGACAGAATGGAGCCGGAAAAAGTACGCTGAGCAATGTACTGGTGGGGCATCCTGCATACGAGGTAACGCGTGGCACCATAACTTTTAATGGTAAGGATCTGCTGGCTATGAGTCCTGAGGATCGCGCTCACGAGGGTATTTTCCTTTCATTTCAGACACCGGTGGAGATACCGGGCGTCTCTATGGTGAACTTTATGCGTGCTGCTGTCAACGAACAGCGCAAGTATCGCCATTTGCCAGCACTCTCTGCCAGTGAATTCTTGAAGTTGATGCGCGAGAAGCGTGCTATCGTAGAACTGGATAACAAACTTGCCAATCGCAGCGTGAATGAAGGTTTCAGTGGTGGTGAAAAGAAGCGTAATGAAATCTTTCAGATGGCTATGCTGGAACCTACTTTTGCCATTCTCGACGAAACGGATTCCGGTCTTGATGTGGACGCTTTGCGTATTGTTGCTGACGGTTTCAATAAGCTGAAGACGCCTCAGACCAGTGCAATGGTGATCACCCACTATCAGCGTCTGCTGGACTATTTGAAACCGGATACTGTCCATGTGTTGCTTGGCGGACGCATCGTGAAGACCGGTGGCCCTGAATTGGCAAAAGAGATTGAAGCGCGTGGCTTCGATTGGATTAAGAAAGAAGCGAGTGAATTATAA